One segment of Stenotrophomonas sp. SAU14A_NAIMI4_8 DNA contains the following:
- a CDS encoding glutamine amidotransferase, which produces MNPAPFLILETGRPVPTLRRYGRFPHWIRVAAGLDERQTVVVDVEHGAALPDARGFAGVLVSGSAAYVTDRAEWSERSAAWLRAAAHDGVPVFGICYGHQLLAHALGGEVAYNPAGRESGTIELELDPAAAEDPLFSGLPRHFAAHATHLQTVLRAPEGAAVLARSPLDGCHAFRWGRQAWGVQFHPEFATHHMRGYVRARADCIGRHGGCARSVERAVSAAPLARQLLRRFVRQARLSSAQPVAKQG; this is translated from the coding sequence ATGAATCCAGCGCCCTTCCTGATCCTTGAAACCGGCCGCCCGGTGCCGACCCTGCGCCGTTACGGGCGCTTTCCGCACTGGATCCGCGTGGCCGCCGGCCTGGACGAACGGCAGACCGTGGTGGTCGATGTCGAACACGGTGCCGCCCTGCCCGATGCCCGTGGCTTCGCCGGCGTGCTGGTCAGTGGTTCGGCCGCCTACGTGACCGACCGCGCCGAATGGAGCGAGCGCAGCGCGGCCTGGCTGCGTGCGGCCGCCCATGATGGCGTGCCGGTGTTCGGCATCTGCTACGGCCACCAGCTGCTGGCCCATGCGCTGGGCGGGGAAGTGGCCTACAACCCGGCCGGGCGCGAGTCGGGCACGATCGAACTGGAACTGGACCCGGCCGCCGCCGAGGACCCGTTGTTCAGTGGGCTGCCGCGCCATTTCGCCGCCCACGCCACCCACCTGCAGACCGTGCTGCGTGCGCCGGAAGGCGCCGCCGTGCTGGCGCGCTCGCCGCTGGACGGCTGCCATGCCTTCCGCTGGGGCCGGCAGGCCTGGGGCGTGCAGTTCCATCCCGAATTCGCCACCCACCACATGCGTGGCTACGTGCGCGCCCGCGCCGACTGCATCGGCCGCCACGGCGGCTGCGCACGCAGCGTGGAACGGGCGGTCAGCGCGGCACCGCTGGCACGCCAGCTGCTGCGCCGTTTCGTGCGCCAGGCCCGGCTGTCTTCAGCCCAGCCGGTGGCAAAACAGGGATAA